The following proteins come from a genomic window of Micavibrio aeruginosavorus EPB:
- the pncB gene encoding nicotinate phosphoribosyltransferase, whose amino-acid sequence MPDFKDPLARQSVLWGDQYALTMAQAFFTTGKHNVNATFHAFIRKNPFGGAYLVTAGQNIVFEWLQRWRFGADEIEWMKRKTVTDPVTGESHRLFTDDFIAMVKDAKLDLSIDAMPEGELAFPDEPIMRVHGPLWQCLMVEAALLNVINSQSLFATLAARLTDVAGGAPILEFGLRRAQCIGGLEPSRAAWIGGVAGTSNMQADLAYGIPSTGTFAHAWVMVYEDEVESFADYARAMPHNGVFLVDTYDTVQGVKRAIAACQSAGITMKGIRLDSGDLAYLSKRSRALLDAAGFTDAKIVASNDLDEETILAIRQEGGRIDMWGVGTNLATSKAQPALGAVYKLGAVFGEDLSQADIDAMRTQVQAGKMPHLDRHFMRDVIKLSEQSIKTSIPGELDVIRYVVYDGDKPVRYNGDTILPVFMADPARDGVLIHPLTSIRRDDDTRRKRFAPGVHVYRPLVSVFRAGTMIIPLEDVHMARARAMNGLKMLDPTHRRLKNPHVYVVGIEEGLYKNRRDMILRLRDSATAA is encoded by the coding sequence ATGCCCGATTTCAAAGACCCGTTAGCCCGGCAAAGTGTTTTGTGGGGGGATCAATATGCCCTGACCATGGCGCAGGCGTTTTTTACAACCGGCAAACACAATGTGAACGCCACGTTCCATGCCTTTATCCGGAAAAATCCCTTTGGTGGGGCTTATCTGGTCACGGCGGGGCAGAATATTGTTTTTGAATGGTTGCAACGCTGGCGTTTCGGTGCGGATGAAATTGAATGGATGAAACGCAAGACGGTGACCGACCCGGTTACGGGTGAATCACACCGTCTGTTCACCGATGATTTTATCGCCATGGTCAAGGATGCGAAGCTGGATTTGAGCATTGATGCCATGCCGGAGGGGGAACTGGCCTTCCCTGATGAACCCATCATGCGTGTGCATGGGCCGTTGTGGCAATGTTTGATGGTTGAGGCCGCGTTGTTGAACGTCATCAATTCACAATCCCTGTTTGCCACGCTGGCCGCACGTCTGACTGATGTGGCGGGTGGGGCACCCATTTTGGAATTTGGGTTGCGCCGGGCGCAATGTATTGGCGGGCTGGAACCATCGCGCGCCGCATGGATTGGCGGCGTAGCGGGAACGTCGAATATGCAGGCCGATTTGGCCTATGGCATTCCATCCACCGGAACCTTCGCCCACGCATGGGTGATGGTGTATGAGGACGAGGTGGAATCCTTCGCCGATTATGCCCGTGCCATGCCGCATAACGGCGTGTTTCTGGTTGATACCTATGACACGGTGCAGGGCGTAAAACGCGCGATTGCAGCGTGCCAATCCGCTGGAATTACCATGAAGGGAATCCGTCTGGATTCAGGCGATCTGGCGTATCTGTCGAAACGTTCGCGTGCCTTGCTGGATGCGGCTGGATTTACCGATGCGAAAATCGTGGCATCCAACGATCTGGACGAAGAAACCATTTTGGCCATCCGTCAGGAAGGCGGGCGCATTGACATGTGGGGCGTGGGCACCAATCTGGCCACGTCCAAGGCGCAACCGGCATTGGGTGCGGTGTATAAATTGGGCGCAGTGTTCGGGGAGGATCTGTCTCAGGCGGATATTGACGCCATGCGGACACAGGTGCAGGCGGGTAAAATGCCGCACCTTGATAGGCATTTCATGCGCGATGTCATCAAATTATCCGAACAATCCATCAAAACATCCATTCCCGGTGAACTGGATGTGATCCGTTATGTCGTGTATGACGGGGATAAACCGGTGCGATATAATGGCGATACCATCCTGCCTGTTTTTATGGCCGATCCGGCGCGTGATGGTGTTTTAATTCATCCGTTGACGTCCATTCGCCGCGATGATGATACACGCCGGAAACGCTTTGCGCCGGGGGTGCATGTCTATCGCCCGTTGGTGTCGGTGTTTCGGGCCGGCACTATGATCATTCCGTTGGAGGATGTTCACATGGCGCGCGCCCGTGCGATGAATGGTTTGAAAATGCTGGATCCCACGCACCGCCGTTTGAAAAATCCCCACGTGTATGTCGTGGGGATTGAGGAAGGTCTGTATAAAAACCGCCGCGACATGATCCTGCGTTTGCGGGATTCTGCCACGGCGGCGTGA
- a CDS encoding NAD+ synthase: MTATALEPLHITLAQVNPTVGALTANADKILQYYNNTPDTTDLIIFTELVLAGYSPEDLVLKPAFLASCAAALDRIAAATAGRRTHILLGAPIPSGQPKPHNAALLIGDGKIVETRLKHHLPNYGVFDDERIFTSGPLPNPIMFRGYTLGVMVCEDMWFPDVSAKLKKDGAQILIAINGSPFDMGKHEKRRTEAKKRTSETGLPLIYTNQVGGQDAILYDGASFIMSESGDVIAQLDSFAEDCADSVWTATANGPLLCQTTHTRHVPEGMERMYSALMLGLRDYVTKNGFPGVVLGLSGGIDSALTAAIATDALGPSAVHTVMLPGPYTAQESLDDAMESARLLGIAHQSINIIPMVQAFEKELASNFNTDTPSITFENLQSRSRGVALMALSNATNRMVLTTGNKSEMATGYATLYGDMCGGFNALKDVYKTDVFALSRWRNAHHPVGGFGPHGPVMPDRTITRPPTAELRANQTDQDSLPPYDVLDAILFGLIEDDQSIAEITAAGHDAQTVTRVQKLLDRAEYKRRQSAPGTKISRKAFGPDRRYPITNGYTIEKQ; this comes from the coding sequence ATGACCGCGACCGCATTGGAACCACTGCATATCACGCTGGCCCAGGTGAATCCCACCGTGGGGGCCCTCACCGCCAACGCGGACAAGATTTTGCAGTATTATAACAATACACCGGACACCACCGACCTGATTATTTTCACGGAACTGGTTCTGGCCGGATATTCGCCGGAAGATCTGGTTTTAAAACCAGCCTTCCTCGCCTCCTGCGCCGCCGCCCTTGACCGCATTGCCGCCGCCACGGCGGGCCGCCGCACGCATATCCTGCTCGGCGCGCCCATCCCCAGTGGACAACCTAAGCCGCACAACGCCGCCCTGTTGATCGGGGACGGAAAAATTGTTGAAACGCGATTGAAACATCACTTGCCCAATTACGGCGTGTTTGATGATGAACGCATTTTCACATCCGGTCCCCTGCCCAATCCCATCATGTTCCGTGGTTACACGCTGGGCGTCATGGTGTGCGAAGATATGTGGTTCCCAGACGTTTCCGCCAAATTGAAAAAAGACGGCGCGCAAATTTTGATCGCCATTAACGGCAGTCCGTTTGACATGGGCAAACACGAAAAACGCCGTACAGAAGCAAAAAAACGCACATCCGAAACCGGCTTGCCCCTGATCTACACCAACCAGGTTGGCGGACAGGATGCCATTTTATACGATGGCGCATCCTTCATCATGAGCGAATCCGGCGACGTGATTGCACAGCTCGACAGCTTTGCCGAAGATTGCGCCGACAGTGTCTGGACGGCGACCGCAAACGGCCCCCTGCTGTGCCAGACCACGCACACCCGCCATGTGCCCGAGGGGATGGAGCGCATGTATAGCGCGTTGATGCTCGGCCTGCGCGACTATGTCACAAAAAATGGATTTCCCGGTGTCGTTCTGGGGTTATCCGGCGGGATCGACAGCGCATTGACCGCCGCCATTGCCACCGACGCACTGGGCCCCTCTGCTGTGCATACGGTGATGTTGCCCGGCCCATACACAGCGCAGGAAAGTTTGGATGATGCGATGGAAAGCGCCCGCCTTCTGGGCATTGCGCATCAATCCATCAATATCATCCCGATGGTGCAGGCGTTCGAGAAAGAGCTGGCGTCCAACTTCAACACCGACACGCCATCCATCACATTCGAAAACTTGCAATCGCGCAGCCGGGGTGTGGCGCTGATGGCGCTGTCCAACGCCACCAACCGCATGGTCCTGACCACCGGAAACAAATCGGAAATGGCGACCGGATACGCCACATTATATGGCGACATGTGCGGCGGGTTTAATGCGCTGAAGGATGTTTATAAAACCGATGTATTCGCCCTGTCGCGCTGGCGCAACGCCCATCATCCGGTGGGCGGCTTCGGCCCGCACGGCCCGGTGATGCCGGACCGCACCATCACACGCCCCCCCACCGCCGAATTGCGCGCCAACCAGACGGATCAGGATTCCCTGCCGCCCTATGACGTGCTGGATGCGATCCTGTTTGGTTTGATCGAAGACGACCAATCCATCGCCGAAATCACCGCC
- a CDS encoding class II 3-deoxy-7-phosphoheptulonate synthase — translation MTRTHWTPSSWRDKPARQLPAYPDALALKRVEEALEALPPLVFAGEARNLTAQLADVAAGRAFLLQGGDCAESFAEFSAGKIRDSFRVILQMAIVMTFAAGLPIVKVGRMAGQFAKPRSDDNETIDGVTLPSYRGDNVNGFDFTAEARTPDPDRMIRAYHQAASTLNLLRAFAQGGYADLNRVHKWNLDFVKDSSLSERYDDLATRIDQALTFMGACGITGDKVPAIRETNFYTSHEALLLPYEEALTRVDSTTGDWYACSAHFLWVGARTNQTEGAQIEYVRGIANPIGLKCPPDLDPDTLICLIDTLNPNNEPGRLTLIARMGHGNVEDKLTPLVRAVKREGRSVVWSCDPMHGNTFKSSSGYKTRKFENVLGEVREFFGVHAAEGTHPGGIHLELTGQNVTECTGGAQDITEENLSDRYHTHCDPRLNANQALEMAFMLAEELKSLRLAPATGVISHAAE, via the coding sequence ATGACCAGAACACACTGGACCCCGTCCAGCTGGCGCGACAAGCCCGCCCGCCAATTGCCGGCCTATCCGGACGCCCTGGCCCTGAAACGGGTTGAAGAGGCTTTGGAGGCCCTGCCCCCTCTGGTTTTCGCCGGGGAAGCCCGCAATCTGACCGCCCAGCTGGCCGATGTGGCCGCGGGCCGTGCCTTCCTGTTGCAAGGGGGCGATTGCGCCGAAAGCTTTGCCGAATTCAGCGCCGGGAAAATCCGCGATTCATTCCGCGTGATTTTGCAAATGGCCATTGTCATGACGTTCGCTGCCGGATTGCCGATTGTGAAGGTGGGCCGCATGGCCGGGCAATTCGCCAAACCGCGCAGCGATGATAACGAAACCATCGACGGCGTGACCCTGCCCAGCTATCGCGGCGATAACGTGAACGGATTTGATTTCACCGCCGAAGCCCGCACCCCCGACCCCGACCGCATGATCCGCGCCTATCACCAGGCTGCATCAACGCTGAACCTGCTGCGCGCATTCGCGCAAGGGGGCTATGCCGATTTAAACCGCGTGCATAAGTGGAATTTGGATTTCGTCAAGGACAGCAGCCTCAGCGAACGCTATGACGATCTGGCCACGCGGATCGACCAAGCCCTGACCTTTATGGGCGCATGCGGTATTACGGGGGACAAAGTTCCGGCCATTCGTGAAACCAATTTTTATACCTCGCACGAAGCATTGTTATTGCCGTATGAGGAAGCCCTGACCCGTGTGGACAGCACGACGGGTGATTGGTACGCCTGCTCCGCGCACTTCCTCTGGGTTGGCGCCCGCACGAACCAGACCGAAGGCGCGCAGATTGAATATGTGCGCGGCATCGCCAACCCGATCGGATTGAAATGCCCGCCGGATCTGGACCCGGATACGCTGATCTGCCTGATCGATACGCTGAACCCGAACAACGAACCCGGCCGCCTGACGCTGATCGCCCGCATGGGCCATGGGAACGTTGAGGACAAACTGACCCCGCTGGTCCGTGCCGTGAAACGTGAAGGGCGCAGTGTTGTCTGGTCCTGTGACCCCATGCATGGCAACACATTCAAATCATCATCCGGTTACAAAACACGGAAATTTGAAAATGTTCTGGGCGAAGTGCGGGAATTTTTCGGCGTTCACGCGGCGGAAGGCACCCACCCCGGCGGCATTCATCTGGAATTGACCGGACAAAACGTCACCGAATGCACGGGCGGCGCACAGGACATTACCGAAGAAAACCTGTCCGACCGTTACCACACCCATTGCGACCCGCGTTTGAATGCAAACCAGGCGCTGGAAATGGCCTTTATGCTGGCGGAGGAATTGAAGTCCCTGCGCCTGGCCCCGGCCACGGGTGTGATATCGCACGCGGCGGAATAA